AGAAGGCGCGCGCCGAAGGCTGGCGCAGCCGGGCCGCCTTCAAATTCGCCGAGATCGACGACCGCTTCCATCTGGTGAAGCGGGGCTCGCGGGTCATCGACCTGGGCGCCGCGCCCGGCGGCTGGGTCCAGGTCTGCGTCAACCGAGGCGCAGCCTCGGTGGTCGGGGTCGACCTGCTGCCGATCGAGCCGATCCCGGGATCGACCCTGATTCAGGCCGACTTCACCGAGCCCGGCGTGGACCAGCAGCTGATCGACGCCCTCGGCGGCCCGCCCGATCTGGTCATCTCCGACATGGCCCATAACACGGTCGGCCACCGCCAGACCGACCATCTGAAGATCATCGCCCTGATCGAGATCGCGGCCGACTTCGCCATCCGGACCCTGCGTCCCGGCGGGGCCTTCGTGACCAAGAATTTCCAGGGCGGCGACGCGGGCCACGTGCTGGCCGACCTGCGCGCCCACTTCCAGGACGTGAAGTACGTCAAGCCCGAGGCCAGCCGGAAGGGCTCCTCGGAGGTCTATCTGGTGGCGCTGAACAAGCTCAAACGATGAGCGACGCCGCCGGCGAGGCCAGGGTTCGGGAGGCCTTCGCCAAACAGGCGGCGATCTGCGCCGCCGCCGGGGCGCCGTTCACCGGGCGGGTCTGCGAACTGGTCGGGGCGCGTCTGGACCGGTCGGGACCGATCGGGCGGCGGGTGCTGGACTGGCCCGGCAATCCCTCGCATGAGGGCGACGCCCTGCCGCTGCGGTTCTGCGGCGGCCTGCATGATCTGGCACGGTCGGGCGTCGATCCGGCCCTGAGCGCGATCTACCCGCCGAACACCGCGCCCGAAGACGATAACGCGGTCTGGGCCGTGATCGCCGAGGCGATCGCGACGCACGCTCAAGCGCTCGATCCCTGGCTGGACGGCCCGCCCCAGACCAATGAGGTCGGGCGGTCGGCGGGGCTGATGGCCGGGTTGCTGGCGCTGGCGGACCGGTTCGGCCTGCCGTTCGACCTCTATGAGCTGGGCGCCAGCGCCGGGCTGAACAGTTTGCTGGACCGCTATGGCTACGACCTCGGCGGGACCCGGGTCGGCGATCCGGCCTCGCCGGTGCAGCTGAAGCCGGTCTGGACCGGGGCGGCGCCGCCTTCGGCCGAGGTGCGGGTGATCTCGCGTCAGGCCGTGGACCGCCATCCGCTGGACGTGACCGATCCCGCGACCCGACGGACCCTGTCGGCCTATGTCTGGACCGATCAGCGAGACCGGCTGGCCCGGCTCAATGCGGCGCTGGACCTGGCCGTCCAGACACCGCCGGAGATCGCGACCGCCGACGCCGCCGACTGGCTGGAGGCGCGGCTGTCGCTTGAACCGGCTCCAGGCGTCTGCCGCGTGGTGATGCACACCATCGCCTTCCAGTATTTCCCGCTCGAGGCCCAAGCCCGCATCCGCGCCCATATGGCCGCCGTCGGGGCGCGGGCGACGGCGGAGGCGCCGCTCGCCTGGCTGACCTTCGAGGCCGAGGAGGACGGTTTCGAGCGCCGTCCCATGCTGCGCCTGCGGACCTGGCCGGGTCAGGAGGAAGCGGTTGCGCTCGCGCGAGGCCAGCCCCATGGTGCACGCTATGATTGGGTGGCCGGGGGTGCGTGATGAAGCGGATACTCGCCGTTGTCCTGGCCGTCGCCGGCGTCCCGCTTCAGGCGGCGGCTGCTGACCCCACGGTGACGCCCATCAGCGCCGTGCAGGGGCGGCCGCTGGCCGAGGTCCTGACCCGGCTCGGCGCGACCCGCGATCCGGCGCCGGCGGTCACGCTGCAGACCGCCGAGGGGCGGATGGACCTCTATCCCGTCGAAGAGCTGATGCCGCCGACGCCCGAGCAACATTCCTGCGGGGTGCGGCTGACCAGCCCCGACGCCTCCTGGGCGATCGCGGCCGCCTATGCCATGGTGCGAAACGGTGAGGTGATCGGCTGGATCAATCCGCCACGAATCCACGACCGTGTCCGCGGGCCCGGAGAGGACCGGTCCGCCTATATCCGTGCGACCATCGTCGAGGGGCACGATCCTGTTCTTTCAGTCACGCCCGGCCGTCTGCCCCTGTCCGATGCGGACGGCTTTCTGCGGCGCCGGCCGGATATGATCGTGCCCGCGGACGCCGTCCTGACGCACGCCTGCCAGCCTCTGCCGCCCCTGCCACCCCTGCCGACGATCAACCGGGGACGCAGGCGCCCGGCGAGCTTCGACAGGGCCGGCCTGATCCAGGGACTGTTCCTGCTGCCCTTCGCCTGGCAACTGCCGGCCCTGAATGCGGAACGGCGCGAGGCCCTGGTCGCCGGCCCGGCACTGTACGGCCGGATGCAGCTGGGGCAGGTCCTGCCCGGCGGCGGACAGGGCTTTGCGCGAGCGAACCGGGGCGTGCGCCGCTACGCCGATGCGGTCGATCCGGGCTATGAGGTCCTGGCCATCAATCTGGGGGATGAGCCCAGCAACAACCTGTCTCGGCAAAACCGGGCGGCCCTGATCGGGGTTCGCGACGGGCGGGTGGTCTGGCTTGCCGACGGCAAGGCGGCGGCCGGGCTCCGTCTGGTCAGCGCCCTGTGCATCAACGCCGAGAGGCGAAGCGTGGCCTACCGGTCCGGCTGCACCGACTTCGGTTTCTACAGCCCCTAGCGCACCACCGGCGTCCAGCTGAGCTCGTAGCGGTCGAGTTCTTCCTCGATCTGGTAGTAGGCGGCCTCGCCGATCTCGCCCGAGGTCCGCAGGGCCATGAGGGCGTCTCGCTTGGTGGTCAGCAGGTCGTCGCGGATCTGGTCGGACTCCAGTTCGACCCGGCCCTCGTCGGCGTCGGCGCTCATGACGGCGTCCAGCCGCTCGTCGTACTCGTCCTTCAGACGGTCGGCGACGCGGCCCTTGCAACCCTTGAGGTGGTCGACGGCGGCCTGGGTCACGACTTGGCGGGCGTGTTTGATCTCGCGCTCCAGCAGGCCGTCGTCCTCGACGCGCAGCAGTTTGATCAAGGGGCCCAAGGTCAGGCCCTGAACCACCAGCGTGCCCATCACCACGGCGAAGGTGGCCAGCAGCAGCAGGTCGCGGTGCGGGAAATTCATCGGCAGGGCGTACGCGGCGGCCAGGCTGACCACGCCGCGCATTCCGGCCCAGCCGATGATCACGCCGCTGGCCGGGGTCGGCGGGCTGACCCCCTCCGGCAGGTTGACGCCGAACCAGTGGTTCTTGAGGCGCAGGAAGGTGTTGTAGCCCATGACCCAGACCAGACGCGCGAGGACGGCGACGATCAGGACGGCGACGGCGAACAGGGCGTATTCGCCGCGCTGGGCCGGCTCCAGCCCTCGCCAGATGGGGCCGATCTGCAGGCCGACGAGGGCGAAGGCCATGGCGTTCAGGGCGAAGACGACCGTGTCCCAGACCGTATAGGCCGGAGCGCGGATGGTCGCCGCGTTGCGGGCCGCCAGCCGGGCGATGGTCAGGCCGTAGACCACCACGGTGACGATGGCCGACAGGCCCAGCTTCTCCGCCGCGATCCACAGGCCGAAGGTGCCGATGAACTGGATCAGGATGGCGGCCGGGGCGTCGGTGATGCCGCGCGTCAGCCGGGTGGTGATCCAGGCCACGGCCATGGCGAAGACGACGCTGCCGACCAGGGCCCAGACGATGGTCGCGGCCAGCCCCCAGCCCACGGCCATCCCGCCGAGCGCCGCGGTCAGCGCCAGCCGGTAGGTCAGCAGCGAGCTGGCGTCGTTGAACAGGCTCTCGCCCTCGAGGATGGTGCGGATCCGGTAGGGGACGGGCACGGCGCGCAGGACGGCGGTGGCGGCGGCCGCATCCGGCGGGGCGACGATGGCGCCGAGCGCGATCGCCACCGCCCAGCCCATCTCGGGCTCCAGATGACGCGCGGTCAGGGCCACAGCGACGACGGTGATGCCGACGGCGGCCAAACTCATGAGGGTGATGGGCACGATGTTGCGCTTCAGGTCGCGCGGCGAGCTGTCGAACGAGGAATCCAGCAGGATCGGGGCCACGAACAGGGCCAGGACCAGTTCGGGGTCGAGGGTCATCTCGGGCGCGAAGGGCAGGAAGGCCACGGCCGCGCCGCCCAGGGCGAGGAAGGGCGGGAAGGGCGCCTTTAGCCTGCGCGCGACCAGCGACAGCAGGACCGCGCCCAGCAGGACCGCCAGAATCGTCTCGAAGGCGTGCATGTCGCACCATAACGCCGGACGCAGCGTTTGGCAGCGCGGTGTTCGATCAGGCGGCCTGACTGTCCGGGGCGGCCGGAGCCTGACGGCGGGCGCGGTTCGCCTCGATACGGCTCCAGATCCGGTCGTGGATGGCGAAGAAGCCGGTCTGGACGAATGGCTCCAGCGTACCGATGGTCAGGGCGATGCGGATGTCGCGGGTCAGGGCGAAGGCGACGCTGACCGCGACGGTGAAATGCATGACGCCATAGGTGACGGTCTTCAGCGCGACCCGGCCCAGCGAGCGGGGCAGGGCGTGGCTGTGCCCATGATGTCCGTGGCTGCGGGTTTGCTCTTTCGGGTCCATGAGATCGAGCCGGGCGCCCACGGCCTCGACCGTCTCCTCGGGCAGGGAAAGGGTCTTGCGGCGCTCGATCCGGTGCCAGACGCGGTCGTGGATCGAATAGGCGACGGTCTGGAACAGGGGCTCCACCACCCCCACCGCGAGTGCCAGCCGCCAGTCGCGGGTGATGGCGAAGGCCACCAGGATCGCGACGACCAGATGCATGATCCCGTAACTGGCGATCTTGAGCGCGAGGCGGCGGACGGACTGGACGATGGCTTGAACCATGTCGTCTAAATGAGAATGGTTCTCAGAAGTTGCAAGGGGCGAACGGCGTCCAGCGATAAACCTTTGTGACGTTCCGCTTCAGGCGCCGCGAGACAGTTGACTTCGCACCCGCGAAAGAGGATAGGCGGCCCGCAAAACGGAGACTCCCATGGAGATTCGCGAAGGCCTTACCTTCGACGATGTTTTGCTTGAACCCGGCCCGTCCGAGACCATGCCCGCAGACGCGGATGTCTCGACACGGCTGACACGCGACATCCGACTGAACATCCCGCTCGCCTCCTCGGCGATGGACACCGTGACCGAGAGCCGTCTGGCGATCGCCATGGCGCAGGCTGGCGGTCTGGGCGTGCTTCACCGCAACATGACCATCGCCGAACAGGCCGATCAGGTCCGGCAGGTGAAGCGCTATGAAAGCGGCATGGTCATCAACCCGGTGACCATCCATCCGGACACGACCCTGGGCGAGATCCGCGCCATCGTCGCCGAGCGCAAGATTTCGGGCTTCCCGGTGGTCGATCCGGCCTCGGGCAAGCTGGTCGGCATCCTTACCAACCGCGACATGCGGTTCGACACCGATCCGACCCGCAAGGCGGCCGAACTGATGACCCAGGGCGACCTGATCACGGTGCGCGAAGGCGCCGGCCGTGACGAGGCGAGGGCGCTGCTGCGGGACCGCAAGATCGAACGCGTCATCGTCGTCGACGAGGCCTATCGCGCCACCGGCCTGATCACGATGAAGGACATCGAGAAGGCTCAGGCCCACCCCAACGCCGCCAAGGACGATCAGGGCCGGCTGCTGGTCGGCGCCGCCTCGACCGTCGGCGACGCCGGTTACGAGCGGGCCATGGCCCTGGCCGACGCCGGCTGCGACGTGGTGGTGATCGACACCGCCCACGGCCACTCGGCCCAGGTGTCGCGCGTGGTCGAGCGCATCAAGCGTGAGAACAACC
The genomic region above belongs to Brevundimonas goettingensis and contains:
- a CDS encoding RlmE family RNA methyltransferase → MSKDEKTPPATETPPARRKMVRPPTGGTAQGRGMGTQIKTADKKSMSSIQWIKRQLADPWSEKARAEGWRSRAAFKFAEIDDRFHLVKRGSRVIDLGAAPGGWVQVCVNRGAASVVGVDLLPIEPIPGSTLIQADFTEPGVDQQLIDALGGPPDLVISDMAHNTVGHRQTDHLKIIALIEIAADFAIRTLRPGGAFVTKNFQGGDAGHVLADLRAHFQDVKYVKPEASRKGSSEVYLVALNKLKR
- a CDS encoding DUF2332 domain-containing protein, yielding MSDAAGEARVREAFAKQAAICAAAGAPFTGRVCELVGARLDRSGPIGRRVLDWPGNPSHEGDALPLRFCGGLHDLARSGVDPALSAIYPPNTAPEDDNAVWAVIAEAIATHAQALDPWLDGPPQTNEVGRSAGLMAGLLALADRFGLPFDLYELGASAGLNSLLDRYGYDLGGTRVGDPASPVQLKPVWTGAAPPSAEVRVISRQAVDRHPLDVTDPATRRTLSAYVWTDQRDRLARLNAALDLAVQTPPEIATADAADWLEARLSLEPAPGVCRVVMHTIAFQYFPLEAQARIRAHMAAVGARATAEAPLAWLTFEAEEDGFERRPMLRLRTWPGQEEAVALARGQPHGARYDWVAGGA
- a CDS encoding cation:proton antiporter; this encodes MHAFETILAVLLGAVLLSLVARRLKAPFPPFLALGGAAVAFLPFAPEMTLDPELVLALFVAPILLDSSFDSSPRDLKRNIVPITLMSLAAVGITVVAVALTARHLEPEMGWAVAIALGAIVAPPDAAAATAVLRAVPVPYRIRTILEGESLFNDASSLLTYRLALTAALGGMAVGWGLAATIVWALVGSVVFAMAVAWITTRLTRGITDAPAAILIQFIGTFGLWIAAEKLGLSAIVTVVVYGLTIARLAARNAATIRAPAYTVWDTVVFALNAMAFALVGLQIGPIWRGLEPAQRGEYALFAVAVLIVAVLARLVWVMGYNTFLRLKNHWFGVNLPEGVSPPTPASGVIIGWAGMRGVVSLAAAYALPMNFPHRDLLLLATFAVVMGTLVVQGLTLGPLIKLLRVEDDGLLEREIKHARQVVTQAAVDHLKGCKGRVADRLKDEYDERLDAVMSADADEGRVELESDQIRDDLLTTKRDALMALRTSGEIGEAAYYQIEEELDRYELSWTPVVR
- a CDS encoding DUF2061 domain-containing protein; translation: MVQAIVQSVRRLALKIASYGIMHLVVAILVAFAITRDWRLALAVGVVEPLFQTVAYSIHDRVWHRIERRKTLSLPEETVEAVGARLDLMDPKEQTRSHGHHGHSHALPRSLGRVALKTVTYGVMHFTVAVSVAFALTRDIRIALTIGTLEPFVQTGFFAIHDRIWSRIEANRARRQAPAAPDSQAA
- the guaB gene encoding IMP dehydrogenase, with the protein product MEIREGLTFDDVLLEPGPSETMPADADVSTRLTRDIRLNIPLASSAMDTVTESRLAIAMAQAGGLGVLHRNMTIAEQADQVRQVKRYESGMVINPVTIHPDTTLGEIRAIVAERKISGFPVVDPASGKLVGILTNRDMRFDTDPTRKAAELMTQGDLITVREGAGRDEARALLRDRKIERVIVVDEAYRATGLITMKDIEKAQAHPNAAKDDQGRLLVGAASTVGDAGYERAMALADAGCDVVVIDTAHGHSAQVSRVVERIKRENNRLQIVAGNIATYDAARALIDAGADAVKVGIGPGSICTTRIVAGVGVPQLTAIIDAVRAAKESGTPVIADGGIKYSGDLAKAIAAGASVAMMGSMFAGTDESPGEVFLYQGRSYKSYRGMGSVGAMGAGSADRYFQKDVQDTQKLVPEGIEGQTPYKGPISPVLHQMVGGLRAAMGYVGAPSIAEFQERARFVRITGAGLRESHVHDVMITREAPNYRQG